From Oncorhynchus keta strain PuntledgeMale-10-30-2019 chromosome 25, Oket_V2, whole genome shotgun sequence, one genomic window encodes:
- the rnf181 gene encoding E3 ubiquitin-protein ligase RNF181 isoform X2, translating into MASYFDEHDCEPTNPEEQYRQNALLELARSLMQGLDIDSGAFDLSDWDQRLPPPAAKTAVQTLPVVVISPEQADKGLKCPVCLLEFEEQETVREMPCKHLFHSGCILPWLGKTNSCPLCRLELPTDNPEYEEFKKDKDRRKQRENRLEDLHGAMYT; encoded by the exons ATGGCTTCTTATTTTGATGAGCATGACTGTGAACCAACGAATCCCGAAGAACAGTACCGTCAGAATGCACTACTAGAACTGGCCAG GTCTTTGATGCAGGGCCTCGACATTGACTCGGGAGCGTTTGACCTGTCGGACTGGGACCAGCGTCTTCCTCCCCCAGCTGCTAAAACAGCTGTCCAAACCTTACCTGTGGTAGTCATATCCCCAGAGCAAGCAG ACAAAGGGCTGAAGTGTCCTGTGTGTCTGCTGGAGTTTGAGGAgcaggagacagtgagggagATGCCCTGCAAACACCTCTTTCACTCTGGTTGTATCCTGCCCTGGTTAGGGAAG ACAAATTCTTGCCCGCTATGCCGTCTCGAGCTACCAACCGACAATCCAGAGTATGAAGAGTTCAAGAAGGACAAG gacaggagaaaacagagggaaaaCAGACTGGAAGATCTGCATGGGGCCATGTACACATAA
- the rnf181 gene encoding E3 ubiquitin-protein ligase RNF181 isoform X1 produces MENGKNRLQQAQDEVEEVKVIMLDNLNKAAERSGKLGDLDNRADELLEKIGILKMASYFDEHDCEPTNPEEQYRQNALLELARSLMQGLDIDSGAFDLSDWDQRLPPPAAKTAVQTLPVVVISPEQADKGLKCPVCLLEFEEQETVREMPCKHLFHSGCILPWLGKTNSCPLCRLELPTDNPEYEEFKKDKDRRKQRENRLEDLHGAMYT; encoded by the exons ATG GAGAATGGGAAGAACCGCCTGCAGCAGGCCcaggatgaggtggaggaggtgaaggTGATCATGCTAGATAACCTCAACAAGGCTGCCGAGAGGTCAGGCAAGCTGGGAGATCTTGATAACAGGGCAGACGAACTTCTGGAGAAG ATTGGTATTCTGAAGATGGCTTCTTATTTTGATGAGCATGACTGTGAACCAACGAATCCCGAAGAACAGTACCGTCAGAATGCACTACTAGAACTGGCCAG GTCTTTGATGCAGGGCCTCGACATTGACTCGGGAGCGTTTGACCTGTCGGACTGGGACCAGCGTCTTCCTCCCCCAGCTGCTAAAACAGCTGTCCAAACCTTACCTGTGGTAGTCATATCCCCAGAGCAAGCAG ACAAAGGGCTGAAGTGTCCTGTGTGTCTGCTGGAGTTTGAGGAgcaggagacagtgagggagATGCCCTGCAAACACCTCTTTCACTCTGGTTGTATCCTGCCCTGGTTAGGGAAG ACAAATTCTTGCCCGCTATGCCGTCTCGAGCTACCAACCGACAATCCAGAGTATGAAGAGTTCAAGAAGGACAAG gacaggagaaaacagagggaaaaCAGACTGGAAGATCTGCATGGGGCCATGTACACATAA
- the LOC118358490 gene encoding vesicle-associated membrane protein 8-like translates to MDNDLEQGEVVEQDKVRTLQSQVEGVKDIMTQNVDRILARGERLDDLMGKSEDLQAGAEDFKHTSQKVARSYWWKNMKLWVVIVVIVLVIILIIVLLSTGVIPTSSPVPPLPKPTKRPN, encoded by the exons ATGGATAATGATTTG gagcagggagaggtggtGGAGCAGGACAAGGTGAGGACCCTGCAGTCTCAGGTGGAGGGAGTGAAGGACATCATGACCCAGAACGTGGACCGGATCCTGGCCCGGGGAGAGAGGCTGGACGACTTGATGGGCAAGTCGGAGGACCTGCAGGCTGGG gCTGAGGACTTCAAGCACACGTCCCAGAAGGTGGCTCGCTCCTACTGGTGGAAGAACATGAAGCTGTGGGTGGTGATCGTGGTCATTGTCCTCGTCATAATCCTCATCATCGTACTGCTCAGCACTGGCGTCATCCCAACCAGCTCCCCTGTTCCCCCACTTCCCAAACCTACTAAAAGACCAAACTAG